In Alkalihalobacterium alkalinitrilicum, a genomic segment contains:
- a CDS encoding (2Fe-2S)-binding protein — MAKVPLTLKINGSDYHIEVEPHRILLDVLREELGFSGTKECCREGECGVCTVTLDNKSVNSCLLPAVAAGGKEITTVESVAEGDKLHPIQKAFVDCHGLQCGFCTPGFIMSTKSLLEENDDPTEEEIRNYLAGNLCRCTGYNGIVDAVQQAASELRKLNKV; from the coding sequence ATGGCTAAGGTTCCACTAACACTAAAGATTAATGGAAGTGATTATCATATTGAGGTTGAACCTCATCGCATTCTATTGGATGTTCTGAGAGAAGAACTTGGCTTTTCTGGTACTAAGGAATGCTGTAGAGAAGGTGAATGTGGTGTATGTACTGTTACACTAGATAACAAGTCAGTAAATTCTTGTTTGTTACCAGCTGTTGCAGCAGGTGGAAAGGAAATTACAACTGTTGAGTCCGTTGCAGAAGGTGACAAACTTCACCCAATACAGAAAGCATTTGTAGACTGTCACGGGTTACAGTGTGGATTCTGTACACCTGGTTTTATTATGTCTACAAAGTCTTTATTAGAAGAGAATGACGATCCAACAGAAGAGGAGATCCGTAATTACCTAGCTGGAAACTTGTGCCGCTGTACGGGATACAATGGCATAGTAGATGCGGTACAACAGGCGGCCTCTGAATTAAGAAAACTAAACAAAGTGTGA
- a CDS encoding FAD binding domain-containing protein gives MSFVYHEPKTVQEVNKLLVEYGDDAKLLAGGTDLMVLITRFKVDPKHVISLDGVRELKGIRENEQGNLVLGAQVTHREVEKSSLITQATEALRQACSTVGGIQVRNMGTVGGNLCNASPAADTPPVLLALDASVTIVGPKGTRSLPLQEFLLGPRKVALEPGEFLTEIEVPKQASNTATVFLKAGRRKAMEISLCAVSARVTLDENGIADVRIGLGSVAPTAVRAHSAEALLQGKVITQDLIRAAGTAAVNDCNPISDVRGSAEYRRMLVESMVRRALSQCLEILQDTETGTKIS, from the coding sequence ATGTCTTTTGTTTATCATGAACCTAAGACGGTTCAAGAGGTTAATAAACTTCTAGTTGAATATGGCGATGATGCCAAACTTCTAGCAGGTGGAACTGATTTGATGGTTCTTATCACTCGATTTAAGGTAGATCCTAAGCATGTAATTAGTCTTGATGGAGTTAGAGAGCTAAAAGGAATTCGTGAAAATGAACAAGGAAATCTAGTACTTGGTGCTCAAGTGACTCATCGAGAAGTTGAAAAATCATCATTAATTACTCAAGCTACTGAGGCTTTAAGGCAAGCGTGTTCCACAGTTGGTGGAATACAAGTTAGAAATATGGGGACTGTTGGAGGTAATCTATGTAATGCCTCGCCAGCTGCTGATACTCCTCCAGTTTTACTAGCCTTAGACGCATCGGTGACAATAGTGGGACCAAAAGGTACTAGAAGTTTACCGTTGCAAGAATTTTTATTAGGTCCTCGTAAAGTTGCACTTGAACCAGGGGAATTTCTAACAGAAATTGAAGTGCCTAAACAAGCTTCCAATACAGCTACGGTATTTTTGAAGGCTGGTAGACGTAAAGCTATGGAAATTTCATTGTGTGCGGTTTCTGCTCGAGTCACTCTAGACGAAAATGGTATTGCTGATGTGAGAATTGGCTTAGGGTCTGTAGCACCTACAGCAGTTCGAGCTCATAGTGCTGAGGCGTTACTGCAAGGAAAAGTAATTACTCAAGATTTGATTAGAGCTGCTGGTACAGCCGCAGTAAATGATTGTAACCCAATTTCTGATGTGCGTGGATCTGCTGAATACCGACGTATGTTAGTTGAGTCAATGGTGCGCCGGGCATTAAGTCAATGCTTAGAGATATTACAGGATACAGAGACTGGTACAAAAATATCCTAA